From Ficedula albicollis isolate OC2 chromosome 7, FicAlb1.5, whole genome shotgun sequence:
CTCACACGGGAGCCCCAGGGCACCTCGCAGCTGAGCCGAGCCCACCATGGCAGGGGAGAGGGCCGGGAGCTGAGAGAAGcgggagctggggagcagcaggggctcGTCCCCTTGCCCAGCCTTACCTGGGCAGCCTCGGGCAGCGGCACCACGGCGTTCCTCCGGCGGCCGCCCATGTGGAACTTGGACGCCTTGTAGATCTTCCAGTAGACGAAGAGCACCACGCAGAGGGGCAGGTAGAAGGCCCCGCCCGTGGAGACGATGGTGTAGGACGGGtcctggctgagctggcagcGCTCCTGCTCGGGGCTGTAGGTCTcgccccagcccagcagcggGGCGAGGGAGATGGCGGCggagagcagccaggtgagAGCGATCATGACATTGGAGATGCGGCGGCGGGCGAGCAGCGTGTACTGCAGCTGCCGGGTGACGGACCAGTAGCGGTCCAGGGCGATGGCAGTCACGTTCCAGATGCTGGCCGTGCAGCACAGCACGTCGAAGCACACCCACACGAGGCACAGCTCCCGGCCCAGCCGCCAGCGCCGCCCGGCCGACAGCTCCTTCACCAGGCTCAGCGGCATCACCAGCGCCGCCACCAGCACGTCCGACACCGCCGTGGAGGCCACCAGGTTGTGGGGCACCCGGTGGAAGGCCTTCACTCGCAGGATGGTCGCCAGCACCAGCAGGTTCCAGAGGAAGGTGGCCACGGTCAGGAGCACCAGCAGGGTCAGGATGAGGACGGTGAAGATGGAGAAGGGCTCCCGGCCCCTCCAGGCGCTGCCGCCCACCACCGAGGAGGAGGCGTTGGTGTCCATGCCGGCGGACGAGGTGTTGGCGCCCatgctgggctggcactggccccgtggggagcaggggctcaGGCTCTCCGCCATGCCCGGGACCCCTCAGCGCCGCCGGCAGCACCGGCCCCAGCCCCGCCGCCGgcgagcgggggggggggggggggggggggggggggggggggggggggggggggggggggggggggggggggggggggggggggggggggggggggggggggggggggggggggggg
This genomic window contains:
- the LOC101812762 gene encoding 5-hydroxytryptamine receptor 5B-like, giving the protein MAESLSPCSPRGQCQPSMGANTSSAGMDTNASSSVVGGSAWRGREPFSIFTVLILTLLVLLTVATFLWNLLVLATILRVKAFHRVPHNLVASTAVSDVLVAALVMPLSLVKELSAGRRWRLGRELCLVWVCFDVLCCTASIWNVTAIALDRYWSVTRQLQYTLLARRRISNVMIALTWLLSAAISLAPLLGWGETYSPEQERCQLSQDPSYTIVSTGGAFYLPLCVVLFVYWKIYKASKFHMGGRRRNAVVPLPEAAQVKEASQEPQMVFTARRAAITFQTDGETWREQKEKKAALMVGILIGVFVLCWIPFFITELISPLCSCNIPPVWKSIFLWLGYSNSFFNPLIYTAFNKNYNNAFKNLFVKQR